A genomic window from Nocardioides sp. BP30 includes:
- a CDS encoding enoyl-CoA hydratase — protein sequence MDASDVVRIDRDGAVAVITLQRPAARNAMNAELASATCQAITDCQNMGAIVLTGADPAFCAGLDLRNPGVDRIVDIPPFIATTASSRVPIIAAVNGAAVTGGLELALACDFIVASERARFADTHLRVGVYPGPVAVQLPRRIGSAWARELSLTGNFVDAETALRIGLANHVVPHKELLDFAMTLASAIAEQDRAVVHALRDDWRENDGLPVDQALQQHYAHAARGGFDGASSTTITSRRDQVIARARTMGSEAR from the coding sequence ATGGATGCCAGCGACGTCGTCCGCATCGACCGCGATGGAGCCGTGGCCGTCATCACCCTGCAGCGCCCCGCCGCCCGCAACGCGATGAACGCCGAGCTGGCGAGCGCGACGTGTCAGGCGATCACTGACTGCCAGAACATGGGCGCCATCGTGCTCACCGGCGCCGATCCCGCCTTCTGCGCCGGACTCGACCTGCGCAACCCGGGAGTCGATCGGATCGTCGACATCCCGCCGTTCATCGCGACCACCGCGTCCTCCCGGGTGCCCATCATCGCTGCTGTCAACGGTGCGGCGGTCACCGGTGGCCTCGAGCTCGCGTTGGCGTGCGACTTCATCGTCGCCTCCGAGCGGGCACGGTTCGCCGACACGCACCTGCGCGTCGGCGTCTACCCCGGTCCGGTGGCCGTCCAGCTCCCGCGGCGGATCGGCTCGGCATGGGCACGCGAGCTCTCCCTGACCGGCAACTTCGTCGATGCCGAGACAGCGCTGCGGATCGGACTGGCCAACCACGTCGTCCCCCACAAGGAGCTGCTGGACTTCGCGATGACCTTGGCCTCGGCCATCGCGGAGCAGGACCGGGCGGTGGTCCACGCCCTGCGGGACGACTGGCGGGAGAACGACGGGCTCCCGGTCGACCAGGCACTGCAGCAGCACTACGCGCACGCCGCCCGCGGCGGCTTCGACGGGGCCAGCTCCACGACGATCACCTCACGCCGCGACCAGGTGATCGCCCGCGCCCGCACGATGGGATCGGAGGCCCGATGA
- a CDS encoding SDR family NAD(P)-dependent oxidoreductase, which yields MPTFTDKVAIVTGATTVDPGGLNIGGATAVELAAGGAKVALADINIAGAQALAELLNSCHGTGTAIAVETDVRSEEQFERLVATTVEQLGEPTITINVAGIFPPDDTEIATMTVEAWDNVMAVNLRSVMLLSKHTLPYLRKAGGTIVSTASTHGSAGDTSLSGYGASKAGVIALTKFLATQYGLEGVRCNAVSPGTTQSPPAQQLPQQIKDIFQRQNLNPSMPTPEQQAKVFAFLASDDSAGINGQEVKVDAGLLSHQPMVADMRALGATTV from the coding sequence GTGCCCACATTCACCGACAAGGTCGCCATCGTCACCGGTGCGACGACCGTCGATCCCGGCGGCCTCAACATCGGCGGCGCGACGGCCGTCGAGCTCGCCGCCGGCGGCGCCAAGGTCGCCCTCGCCGACATCAACATCGCCGGGGCGCAGGCCCTGGCGGAGCTGCTCAACAGTTGTCACGGCACCGGCACCGCCATCGCCGTCGAGACCGATGTCCGCTCCGAGGAGCAGTTCGAACGGCTCGTTGCCACGACCGTCGAGCAGCTCGGCGAGCCGACCATCACGATCAACGTCGCGGGCATCTTCCCGCCCGACGACACCGAGATCGCCACCATGACCGTCGAGGCCTGGGACAACGTGATGGCGGTGAACCTGCGCAGCGTGATGCTGCTCAGCAAGCACACCCTGCCGTACCTGCGCAAGGCCGGCGGCACCATCGTGAGCACCGCCTCCACCCACGGCTCGGCCGGAGACACCAGCCTCAGCGGCTACGGCGCCTCCAAGGCCGGGGTGATCGCCCTGACGAAGTTCCTCGCCACCCAGTACGGCCTCGAGGGCGTCCGCTGCAACGCTGTCAGCCCCGGCACCACCCAGTCGCCGCCGGCCCAGCAGCTGCCGCAGCAGATCAAGGACATCTTCCAGCGACAGAACCTGAACCCCTCCATGCCGACCCCCGAGCAGCAGGCCAAGGTCTTCGCGTTCCTGGCCTCCGACGACTCGGCCGGGATCAACGGCCAGGAGGTCAAGGTCGATGCCGGGCTGCTGTCGCACCAGCCGATGGTCGCCGACATGCGAGCGCTCGGAGCCACGACAGTCTGA
- a CDS encoding mycofactocin-coupled SDR family oxidoreductase, with amino-acid sequence MGQLDGQVAFITGAARGQGRSHAVALAAEGADIIAVDLCAQAETVPYPMATREDLQQTVKEVEGLGRRIVAREADVRDLAALTSAVEDGVAELGRLDIVIANAGISTPASTLEMSEEVWDEMIEINLTGQWKTVKAAVPHIRQGGRGGSVVITSSLAAIYANPNTAHYSAAKAGLVMFAKVLAKELGPENIRVNTLHPTTVATGMILNDATYRLFRPDLEAPTRADFEEAALTLNKLPIPALEPVDISRAVLYLVGESGRYVTGTTLVLDAGGQLG; translated from the coding sequence ATGGGACAGCTCGACGGACAGGTCGCCTTCATCACCGGAGCCGCCCGCGGCCAGGGTCGCTCGCACGCGGTCGCTCTCGCCGCCGAAGGCGCCGACATCATCGCCGTGGACCTCTGCGCCCAGGCCGAGACCGTGCCGTACCCGATGGCGACCCGCGAGGACCTGCAGCAGACGGTCAAGGAGGTCGAGGGACTCGGCCGCCGCATCGTCGCGCGTGAGGCCGACGTACGCGATCTGGCCGCCCTCACGTCGGCGGTCGAGGACGGCGTCGCCGAGCTGGGTCGCCTGGACATCGTGATCGCGAACGCCGGGATCTCCACGCCCGCCTCGACGCTCGAGATGTCGGAGGAGGTGTGGGACGAGATGATCGAGATCAACCTGACCGGCCAGTGGAAGACAGTGAAGGCCGCGGTCCCGCACATCCGGCAGGGCGGTCGCGGCGGTTCGGTGGTCATCACCAGCTCGCTCGCCGCGATCTACGCCAACCCCAACACCGCGCACTACTCCGCCGCCAAGGCCGGTCTGGTCATGTTCGCCAAGGTGTTGGCCAAGGAGCTCGGCCCGGAGAACATCCGCGTCAACACGCTGCACCCCACCACCGTGGCGACAGGGATGATCCTCAACGACGCCACGTACAGGCTCTTCCGGCCCGACCTCGAAGCTCCCACTCGCGCCGACTTCGAGGAGGCAGCGCTCACCCTCAACAAGCTGCCCATCCCGGCGCTCGAGCCCGTCGACATCTCCCGCGCGGTGCTCTACCTGGTCGGCGAGTCGGGCCGGTACGTCACCGGCACCACCCTCGTCCTCGATGCCGGCGGCCAGCTGGGCTGA
- a CDS encoding TetR/AcrR family transcriptional regulator, with amino-acid sequence MSQRAMTGNSDPRAVRSRQALREAFLRAVQSQSPSEMTVAALARAAGISRTSFYEHFGSPEELAVDTLDELFTTISDIDITLRRAGSTTSPLEASRLAVQALVDFLGPRRTTYARLLGPGAAPTVYVAVSEAFVRHATDALSRTAYRPDGVDVALTARFLAGGVLKVLGIWLAEPAPRPSEEVVDALIACFPAWLTRT; translated from the coding sequence ATGAGTCAGCGCGCGATGACGGGGAACAGCGATCCGCGCGCGGTGCGCTCGCGGCAGGCGCTGCGCGAGGCGTTCCTGCGTGCGGTGCAGAGCCAGTCGCCGAGCGAGATGACCGTCGCGGCGCTGGCGCGCGCCGCCGGCATCAGCCGCACGTCGTTCTACGAGCACTTCGGCTCCCCCGAGGAGCTTGCGGTCGACACCCTCGACGAGCTGTTCACCACCATCAGCGACATCGACATCACGCTGCGCCGCGCGGGGTCCACGACCAGCCCGCTGGAGGCAAGCCGGCTCGCTGTCCAGGCGCTGGTCGACTTCCTCGGCCCGCGACGCACGACGTACGCGCGGCTGCTCGGGCCGGGAGCGGCGCCGACCGTGTACGTCGCCGTCAGCGAGGCGTTCGTGCGACACGCGACCGACGCGCTGTCGCGCACGGCCTACCGCCCCGACGGGGTGGACGTGGCCCTGACCGCCCGGTTCCTGGCCGGCGGGGTGCTCAAGGTGCTCGGCATCTGGCTGGCCGAACCGGCACCGCGCCCCTCCGAGGAGGTCGTCGACGCCCTGATCGCCTGCTTCCCCGCTTGGCTCACCCGCACCTGA